The sequence TAGAGAGGCAATCTCGTCTTGGATGGCTTGAGCTAGGGCTTCCAAATCACCAAACTTCTCTAGTAAAATCTTGCTGGCCTTGCTGCCGACATGGCGAATGCCCAGACCGAACAAGAGCCGTTCTGCTGAATTACTTTTTGATGCCTGAATAGCTTGGTAGAGCTTATCTGCGGATTTTTCCTTGAATCCGTCTAGGGTTAAGAGGTCGTCCACTGTCAGTTTGTAGATGTCCGCCACATCCTTGACCAGACCCGCTAGGAAGAGTTTTTCTACAATAGAAGATCCCAGACCTGCGATATTCATAGCATCACGGCTGGCAAAATGCTCCAACTTGCTCATCAACTGGCTAGGACAAATGGGATTGATGCAACGGAGGGCAACTTCATCTTCGTAATGCTGCAAGTCGCTCTGACAAGACGGACATTGGCTTGGGACAGGCATGACTTCTTGGTCAGTCCGATACTTGTCCACTACTTTCAGAACGGCTGGAATAATGTCTCCCGCCTTGTAGACAATGACCGTATCGCCAATGCGGATGTCTTTTTCAGCGATGTAGTCCACATTGTGCAAAGTAGCACGGCTAACGGTTGTTCCTGCTAGCTGAACTGGACTGAGGTTGGCAGTTGGTGTAACGACACCTGTGCGACCAACGGTCCAATCAACTGATAGGATTTGCGCTTCTTTCTCCTCAGCTGGAAACTTGTAGGCCACCGCCCAGCGAGGTGCCTTAACGGTAAAACCGAGTTCTTCTTGGATAGCAAGGTCATTGACCTTAATGACGATACCATCGATTTCATAAGGCAAATCGTCTCGTCGCTCTGCCATTTTTTCAATAAAATCCCAAACTTCATCGATCGTATCTGCCAACTGGTAGTCGTGGTTGGTCACAAAGCCTAGACTATCCAGCTTTTCCAGTACTTGCGACTGGCTGGTCGCCTCAGACGGACTAGCCTCTTGGTAGAGGAAGGTAGCAAGACCGCGCTGAGCAACTACGCCTGTATCCAGCTGGCGAAGGGTGCCTGCCGCTGCATTACGTGGATTGGCAAATTCTGCCTCGCCTGCCTCCTGCCGCTGCTGATTTACGCGGTCAAAAGAAGCTTTTGGCATGTAGCACTCGCCACGGACAGTCATATCAACTATCTTTGGCAAGGTCAGGGGAATGTCCGCCACTCGCTTGAGATTTTCCGTGATATTCTCACCGACACTGCCGTCGCCACGTGTTGCACCAACCACCAGATTGCCCGCTTCGTAGGTCAGGGAAATGGACAGACCATCAATCTTGAGCTCACAGATGTAAGTCGCCTGCGGAAATTCCTTGCGAACACGCTGATCGAAGGCATCCAATTCTTCACGCGAAAAGGCATCCTGCAAGCTAAAAAGAGGATAAACATGGGCATATTTTTCAAAACCGTCTAAAATTTTGCCACCAACGCGGTGGGTGGGACTGTTAGGCAATACCAAGTTGGGATGAGCTGTTTCCAGCTCCACCAATTCCCGATAAAGTTTGTCGTATTCAGCGTCAGACACACTTGGCTTGTCTGTTCGGTAGTATTCGTCGGCATACTGGTTGAGGATGGTAACCAGCTCTTCAATTCTTGTTTTCATAAGTACATTATATCATGAAAAATAAGGGACTGGTCATTTAACACTTGGACAAGCTTTTGATTTTTAGATAAATTTGATAAAAAACGGTATAATAAAATCAACATAATTTTTGGAGGTGGCTTATGCCTGTTACTTATAAACGTCAAGATGATTTAGAGAAATTATTTGAAACCTTTGCCTCATTTGATGAGATGGAAAAGGTGGAATTTCCGGATCCAAAATCAGCTCCCCAGCAAGATGAAAGTGCTGAGTAGGCCATATGTTTGGTTTTGAAAACTTGCCTACTTCCATCCTGCAAGCTGGTGCGATTTTCCTATCCATTATCATCGAGGCCCTGCCCTTTGTTTTGATAGGTTCCATCCTGTCTGGTTTCATTGAGGTTTTTGTCAGTCCCGATCTAGTTAGACGCTTTCTGCCTAAACAGCCAATTTTAGCAGTTATCTTTGGTAGTTTTGTTGGTTTAATTTTTCCTTCTTGCGAGTGCGGTATCGTTCCTATCGTCAATCGACTCTTGGAGAAAAAAGTCCCACAATACACCGTCATTCCCTTTTTAATCACAGCTCCTGTGATCAATCCAATTGTACTGTTTGCGACCTTTATTGCTTTTGGAAATTCCTGGGTCTTTCTTATCTATCGTGCCCTTGGTTCACTACTGCTCGCCATGGTTGTGGGCTTGATTTTAGCTTATTTTGTCAAAGAGCCTATTCTCAAGCGTGCTCTAGAAGACAATCATCAGCATAGCTTGGAGACAAGATCAATTTGGAAAAAAATAGGACATGCCCTTATTCACGCTATTGATGAATTTTTTGATACGGGACGCTATTTAGTGTTCGGTTGTTTATTTGCCAGTCTGGTGCAGGTCTATGTTCCGACTGCCTTGTTAACCAGTATCGGACACAGTCCTCTAACAGCAATTTTACTGATGATGGTTCTTGCTTTCCTACTCTCGCTTTGTTCAGAAGCGGATGCTTTTATCGGTGCATCTTTGCTGTCTAGTTTTGGTTTTGCGCCTGTAATGGCCTTTCTCATCATTGGCCCTATTGTAGACGTCAAAAATCTTCTGATGATGAAATCCTATTTCAAATCATGGTTCATCGGTGCCTATGTCGGTCTGGTGTCCTTACTTGTCCTTGTCTATTGCTGGGTGATTGGAGGTCTAGTATGATTCGATTTTTGGTATTAGCTGCTTATTTTGAAATGACCATGTATCTCTACGTGTCTGGTAAGTTGGACCAGTACATCAACTTGCACTACACCTACTTGGCATTTTTATCCATGATTCTCGCTTTTATCTTGGCGCTGGTGCAATTAGTTGTCTGGATGAAGCAAATGGAAACCCCCAGTCATTTAACCAGTCGGTTGGCAAAAACATCCAGCATCTGCCTTTTACTGATTCCCTTAGCAGTTGCCTGGCTTTTTCCAACAGTGAGCCTCGATTCAACAACTGTCGCCGCCAAGGGCTATCATTTCCCTTTAGCTGCTGAAAATGATACTGGTACTCAGGCCCAAGAAGGGACAAGCGTGCAATACCTGAAACCAGATACATCCATTTACTTTACAAAATCCACCTACCAATCTGAAATGCGTAAGATTGCTGACCACTATTTGGCCCAGGAAAAGATCCAGATTACCAGTGAAAACTACATGGAAGTCATGGAAGCCATCTATGATTTTCCAAGTGAATTTTCTGGAAAAACGATTGAAATGGTCGGCTTTGTCTACAATGATCCTGACAATAGCCAGCAATTTTTCCTCTTCCGCTTTGGTATTATCCACTGTATCGCTGATTCAGGTGTCTATGGTTTATTGGTGACTGGCACCAATCAGACCTTTTCAGATAATAGTTGGGTTAAGGTCGAAGGGACAATTAAGGTGACTTACCATACAGCCCTTGGACAGAGTTTACCATCCATTGAAACCCAAAGTATCCAGTCGGTCCAGGAACCTGACAACCCCTATGTTTATCGTGTTTTTTAAGAAAATCCTTTTGAAAAGTGAATTTTCTGACAATTTGTGGTATACTATTACTGATATTCAACAGATAGGAATGAAATTATGTCATCACATGTATTATTTACAATTTTTGGTGCTAGTGGCGACCTTGCCAAACGCAAACTCTATCCATCTTTATTTCGCCTCTATAAGGCTGGACACATCAAGGAAAACTTTGCAGTAATTGGTACAGCTCGCAGACCTTGGACCAAGGAATTTTTTGAGCAAACCGTCATTGAATCACTGGGTGATCTGCCTGACACACCACGTCAAGCTCATGAGTTTGCTAGTCATTTCTACTATCAAAGCCATGATGTCAATGACACGGAACATTATGTAGCTCTTCGTAAATTGCAGGACGACTTGTGTGAAAAATACGATACCCAGCACAACAAGGTCTTCTTCCTCTCCATGGCTCCAGAATTTTTCGGAACTATTGCCAAACATCTCAAATCTGAGCAAATCGTTGATGGACAAGGTTTTGAACGTTTGATTATTGAAAAACCTTTCGGAACTAGCCTTGCTACAGCTACCAAACTCAATGATGAATTGGCAGCTGCCTTCAATGAAGACCAAATCTACCGTATCGACCATTACCTAGGCAAGGAAATGGTGCAAAATATCTTTGCGGTTCGCTTTGCAAATATCATTTTCGAGCATATTTGGAACCGCGATTACATTGATAACGTCCAAATTACATTTGCTGAAGCGATTGGTGTTGAGGATCGTGGGGGCTACTACGATCATTCTGGCGCCTTAAAAGACATGGTGCAAAACCATGCCCTTCAAGTTCTTTCCCTTCTAGCAATGGATAAGCCAGCCAGCTTCAAGGAGGAAGATGTCCGCGCTGAAAAGATCAAGGTCTTCCAACACCTTCGTCAACCTTCTGATGAGGACCTCAAACGCAACTTTATCCGTGGTCAATATGCAGCAGGTTCCATCGACGGAAAAGACTACGTTAGCTACTTGGATGAACCAAATATTGCCGAAGCTTCTCAGACAGAAACCTTTGCAGGAGGGGTCTTCTTCGTTGATACTGACCGTTTCCGTGATGTACCTTTCTTCTTCCGTACAGGTAAACGTCTGACAGAAAAGGGCACGCGCGTGACCATCACCTTCAAGCACGCAGAAGATATTTTTGGTCAACCTTCTGAGGCCAACGTCTTGACCATCTTCATCCAACCAACCGAAGGCTTTATGCTCTCTATCAACGGTAAGGAAGTTGGTTCCCACTTTGCTCTTACTCCTGCCAAACTCAACTTCCGCCACAATGCAACTGCTCTTGGAAATTCACCTGAAGCCTACGAAAAACTATTTTTCG is a genomic window of Streptococcus sp. 29896 containing:
- the ligA gene encoding NAD-dependent DNA ligase LigA translates to MKTRIEELVTILNQYADEYYRTDKPSVSDAEYDKLYRELVELETAHPNLVLPNSPTHRVGGKILDGFEKYAHVYPLFSLQDAFSREELDAFDQRVRKEFPQATYICELKIDGLSISLTYEAGNLVVGATRGDGSVGENITENLKRVADIPLTLPKIVDMTVRGECYMPKASFDRVNQQRQEAGEAEFANPRNAAAGTLRQLDTGVVAQRGLATFLYQEASPSEATSQSQVLEKLDSLGFVTNHDYQLADTIDEVWDFIEKMAERRDDLPYEIDGIVIKVNDLAIQEELGFTVKAPRWAVAYKFPAEEKEAQILSVDWTVGRTGVVTPTANLSPVQLAGTTVSRATLHNVDYIAEKDIRIGDTVIVYKAGDIIPAVLKVVDKYRTDQEVMPVPSQCPSCQSDLQHYEDEVALRCINPICPSQLMSKLEHFASRDAMNIAGLGSSIVEKLFLAGLVKDVADIYKLTVDDLLTLDGFKEKSADKLYQAIQASKSNSAERLLFGLGIRHVGSKASKILLEKFGDLEALAQAIQDEIASLEGLGQVIAKSLTSFFASSGAQQLLAELKENAVNLTYLGQVADENAALSGLTVVLTGKLERMKRGEAKAKLEALGANVAGSVSKKTNLVIAGADAGSKLAKAQELGIEIKDEAWLESL
- a CDS encoding SPJ_0845 family protein, producing the protein MPVTYKRQDDLEKLFETFASFDEMEKVEFPDPKSAPQQDESAE
- a CDS encoding permease, with product MFGFENLPTSILQAGAIFLSIIIEALPFVLIGSILSGFIEVFVSPDLVRRFLPKQPILAVIFGSFVGLIFPSCECGIVPIVNRLLEKKVPQYTVIPFLITAPVINPIVLFATFIAFGNSWVFLIYRALGSLLLAMVVGLILAYFVKEPILKRALEDNHQHSLETRSIWKKIGHALIHAIDEFFDTGRYLVFGCLFASLVQVYVPTALLTSIGHSPLTAILLMMVLAFLLSLCSEADAFIGASLLSSFGFAPVMAFLIIGPIVDVKNLLMMKSYFKSWFIGAYVGLVSLLVLVYCWVIGGLV
- a CDS encoding TIGR03943 family putative permease subunit, with the protein product MIRFLVLAAYFEMTMYLYVSGKLDQYINLHYTYLAFLSMILAFILALVQLVVWMKQMETPSHLTSRLAKTSSICLLLIPLAVAWLFPTVSLDSTTVAAKGYHFPLAAENDTGTQAQEGTSVQYLKPDTSIYFTKSTYQSEMRKIADHYLAQEKIQITSENYMEVMEAIYDFPSEFSGKTIEMVGFVYNDPDNSQQFFLFRFGIIHCIADSGVYGLLVTGTNQTFSDNSWVKVEGTIKVTYHTALGQSLPSIETQSIQSVQEPDNPYVYRVF
- the zwf gene encoding glucose-6-phosphate dehydrogenase, whose protein sequence is MSSHVLFTIFGASGDLAKRKLYPSLFRLYKAGHIKENFAVIGTARRPWTKEFFEQTVIESLGDLPDTPRQAHEFASHFYYQSHDVNDTEHYVALRKLQDDLCEKYDTQHNKVFFLSMAPEFFGTIAKHLKSEQIVDGQGFERLIIEKPFGTSLATATKLNDELAAAFNEDQIYRIDHYLGKEMVQNIFAVRFANIIFEHIWNRDYIDNVQITFAEAIGVEDRGGYYDHSGALKDMVQNHALQVLSLLAMDKPASFKEEDVRAEKIKVFQHLRQPSDEDLKRNFIRGQYAAGSIDGKDYVSYLDEPNIAEASQTETFAGGVFFVDTDRFRDVPFFFRTGKRLTEKGTRVTITFKHAEDIFGQPSEANVLTIFIQPTEGFMLSINGKEVGSHFALTPAKLNFRHNATALGNSPEAYEKLFFDVLNGDSTNFSHWEEVKASWSLIDRIVDLWASNQVPLHTYPAGTMGPEAAFDLLESYGCKWVWTPDVWYRERGLLK